Proteins encoded within one genomic window of Panicum virgatum strain AP13 chromosome 1N, P.virgatum_v5, whole genome shotgun sequence:
- the LOC120657692 gene encoding uncharacterized protein LOC120657692, whose protein sequence is MERVVIDWLFLCGLHGRSVDNFEWNCLHRKRGAEADRVKKEVENKKGTCVPLATSTLAAAGGLVLSSREWTFGLTNKLTFPRRLPPNPRSPAAMESWATWVGTSVASAFFASLERCSCINLSTDDDDEEEEEVLSSAPRHDDDSAASKPTDLSPLPESKGQDQKQEQPPLPPV, encoded by the coding sequence ATGGAGAGAGTTGTTATTGATTGGCTTTTCTTGTGCGGTCTGCATGGAAGGTCTGTTGACAATTTCGAGTGGAACTGCCTGCATAGAAAGAGGGGGGCTGAGGCTGACCGAGTGAAAAAAGAggtagaaaataaaaaagggaCCTGCGTGCCACTTGCTACTAGTACtctagcagcagcaggaggtctTGTCTTATCTTCTCGTGAGTGGACGTTTGGTTTGACCAACAAACTCACTTTcccccgccgcctgccgccaaACCCTAgatcgccggcggccatggagagCTGGGCGACCTGGGTCGGGACCAGCGTGGCCTCCGCCTTCTTCGCCTCCCTCGAGCGCTGCTCCTGCATCAACCTCTccaccgacgacgacgacgaggaggaggaggaggtcctCTCCTCCGCGCCCCgccacgacgacgactccgccgcCTCTAAGCCCACCGACCTCAGCCCCCTCCCCGAGTCCAAGGGCCAGGACCAGAAGCAAGAGCagccgcccctgccgcccgtATGA